One window from the genome of Nicotiana sylvestris chromosome 9, ASM39365v2, whole genome shotgun sequence encodes:
- the LOC138877769 gene encoding peroxisomal and mitochondrial division factor 1-like, with protein sequence MRPPSRKEDVSPPVSKLVKDKKRKRILTSDAPKPKKSEAHKSKKDTVVLPAEVGQRPREEEEENEEDSSELVARTKRNTEAPKATELVRVGEIQPQIEMGLGRASVLHHESLFKSRRELSRYEAKIQGLTKEKNALRLLAEQREKEIKGLRVEPAMAQREQRELTEQVNKVLDAYGLGLGVMSNDSILQVQRLQETIVQLRGEVDEVKAEIAVWKQKMDRLALEKKVARAKLSSTESQLQGMKQKNLELVKKIEELQARLDMELAAVKSEVETAKVDAEVIMSVYRSNTKAAQARAKEVADATQSRVYWVAKHIKCQSRKETLEEIHARGFNLVVEIENAKELEAEAKVLLFSDDDDSESGSGSESGGDPDGEDVAPEEN encoded by the exons ATGAGGCCCCCGTCCAGGAAGGAGGATGTTTCGCCCCCGGTCTCGAAGCTGGTGAaggataaaaagagaaaaaggatctTGACCTCCGATGCTCCAAAGCCCAAGAAGAGTGAGGCTCATAAGTCAAAGAAAGACACCGTTGTCCTGCCCGCGGAGGTAGGTCAGCGACCAAGAGAGGAAGAGGAGGAAAATGAAGAGGACAGCTCCGAGCTGGTGGCCCGAACGAAGAGGAACACCGAGGCCCCAAAGGCCACTGAGTTGGTGAGGGTTGGAGAGATTCAGCCTCAAATCGAGATGGGTCTTGGAAGAG CCTCGGTACTTCATCATGAGTCTTTATTTAAGTCTCGAAGAGAGTTGAGCCGATACGAGGCTAAAATTCAAGGGCTTACCAAGGAGAAAAATGCTCTCAGGCTTCTCGCCGAGCAAAGGGAAAAAGAGATCAAAGGCCTCCGAGTTGAGCCGGCCATGGCCCAGAGAGAGCAAAGAGAACTGACCGAGCAAGTAAATAAAGTCTTAGATGCTTATGGCCTTGGTTTAGGAGTGATGTCTAATGATTCGATCTTACAGGTCCAGCGGCTGCAAGAAACGATCGTGCAACTCCGAGGAGAGGTGGATGAGGTGAAGGCGGAGATTGCGGTATGGAAGCAAAAGATGGACCGCCTTGCCTTAGAGAAAAAGGTTGCTCGAGCTAAGTTATCCTCAACCGAAAGCCAACTTCAAGGCATGAAACAGAAGAACTTGGAACTAGTGAAGAAAATTGAGGAACTACAGGCTCGGTTGGACATGGAGCTTGCAGCGGTGAAATCTGAGGTTGAGACGGCTAAGGTCGATGCTGAGGTGATCATGTCTGTATACCGATCTAACACCAAGGCCGCTCAAGCTCGAGCAAAAGAGGTTGCCGATGCTACTCAGAGTCGAGTATACTGGGTTGCCAAGCATATCAAGTGCCAGTCTCGAAAAGAGACTCTTGAGGAGATTCATGCTCGTGGTTTTAACCTTGTTGTCGAGATAGAGAATGCGAAAGAGCTTGAGGCCGAAGCCAAAGTGTTGCTcttttctgatgatgatgattccgAGAGCGGGAGTGGATCCGAGAGCGGAGGAGATCCTGATGGCGAAGATGTAGCTCCCGAGGAAAATTAG